The DNA region GGACATTAATCCTAAACAtagcgagagcgctttaggattaattagaatTTTTTGGTTTTCAAAAAGTATTTCCTAACTTAGATGGGTTAGCGAGAGCAAACATATGGTCTAGAAGTATAACTAGAGTCAACAACACGAGTGTGTGAGATAAAAgtttttaaattaatattttttactGAAAAGTGATTTAATACATTAACATACACCAATAAATTATTGAGTCTATGAGGTACACCGAGATCCACATTCCAATCTCTCTTTTCTAATATATTTTCTAAACTTTATTCTAATTTTAGTTTTAATTTCTCCCAAATCAAATTTTCGTaagccttagatttacatagcatAAATAGATAGCGATAAGTTTAAATATTGGTCCATATGGAttcaatatcttttaaaactcTACGATACAACTGTACACTTGTAGTTAGATATTTTGATAGACTCgctaagtcgcgatcaagtttttggcgccgttaCCGGGGACCAATTTAGTCAATATCGTAACTCCGTTGTTGTACAGTATAGAGTAAGGCAattatttttttccttttattcATCGGTTGTATGCCAAACACTCGTACCTCATGGGACGAGCTAATACAACCCATAAACAAAACCGAGCAGAGTTATACAACTTCCCAACTCTTGATATGGCCACAAATCATAACTTTCCTCTCAAGAACTATGTTGCTCCATCTGAAGAAGAGTCACACTCGAGCATTGCACCTCCTGCTATTGAGGCAAATGATTTTGAGTTCAAACCTCCATTGTTACAAGTTGTGAAACAAAATCAGTTCTCTAGTAACCCTATAGAATATCTTAACCTTTATTTGTCAGTGTTTGTGCAATATACAAACACGTTGAAAGCTAATGGTGTTGATCCCGAAGCCATAAGATTGCGTCTCTTTCCTTTTTctttgagagagagagagccATAACTTGGCTTCAATATCTACCATCTAATTCAATAACTACATGGAACAAATTAAATAAAGTTTTCTTAGCACGATACTTTCCACCTAGAAAAACGGATATGCTAAGAAGCCAAATCAACAGATTTAGGAAAAAAGGCAACAAATCTCTTTTTGAGGCTTGGGAGAGATACAATGATATATTGAGGCTCTGCCCATATCATGGACTTGAACCATGGTTGATTATCAATACTTTCTACaatggtctcctgtacaacacCAAACTAACCTTAGACGATGCAACTGGCGACACTATAATGGATAAACCCTACGAAGACGCCTATCAACTCATAGAAAATATGACACAAAACCACTATCAATGGGGAGGTGAGTGAATTTCTGCAGAGACACCACTGATGAAGTGCGGAATGTACGAAGTAAATGGCATATACCGTGTCAATGCTAAAGTGGACGCCCTCATTAAGAAGATCAAGAGTTTAACCGTAACTCCATCAGTTACTGTAGCTAACACAACAACTAATTGCGAGTTATATGGAACCCCTGGACACAACACTCATGAATGCCACCTATTGGATGGAATTTCATCCGACCAAGTAAACTATTCCCAAGGGAACTCATACTCCAATACTTATAACCCTGGCTGGAGTAACCATCCAAATttctcctataagaacaataaTACATTGTTTACTCCAAACCCATTACCTGTTGTTCCTCCAGGTTATCAAAAAGGATCCCAAACCACTCCTAAAGCGCCTAAAAAGTCGAACCTTGATCTAATAATGGAAAAATTTATTGAAACCCAAAGCCAATGGAACAAAGAGTTTACAAACCAGAATGTTCACACGAATGAGTTGATTAAGCAATTGACGAGTAAGGTTGACTCTATGGCTACTCATAATAAAATGCTAGAAACCTAAATTTCTcaagtagcccaacaacaagcAATAACAACAACCCCAATTGGAATATTTCCTGGCCAAACACAACCTAACTCGAAGGACCATGCTAATCTCATCACACTGCAAAGTGGGACAGAATTAGATGGGTCAGTTGATCCAGAAATTCAAAATTTGCCCATGTCTCAACAAAATGAAAAAGAATTCGAAAAAGTAACAAATAACAAACCAAATGACCATGGGCGGGTAATAAAACCAAAGAGGCGGCCGTGAAAGAGTAACCATACGTGCCTCCATCATCATATAAGCCACCCATTCCTTACCCTTAAAGAATGGCTAAACCCAAAACTGGAGGTCAGTTTAAGATTTTTGTAGAGCTTCTGAAACAACTTAATATTACGATATCctttacagaagctattacacaaaTGCCTTCCTATGACAAATATTTTAAAGAGATCATATCCAATAATATTACCTCCTTTCTCTTGCATGCTCTAAACCCCACAACAAAACTTAAAATCCTCTGACAACTCTTAACCACTAGGGGTTTTCACGTTTCTTTGCAGAACTTTGAGAATTGAACTAAATTCTATATGTTAAAGAGTGAAAGATGAATTACAAGATGCATGTAATTTGTAAGAGAGAAAAAATGATTGATTTAAGTTAGTTTTCAAATATAACTTAATTTTTAGATTATCATTTtttaaatcaatttaaatgaaCGCATATGTTCAATGATGGGTTAGTGAAATAAGTCATCTACATACGATATAATAAACTCAAGTAGTACATACAAAAACATGAACAAACCTGGACAAGGAAAACATTTTGAACAACAACATATCAACTCATAAAATGTTTAACAAACGTGCCTTTTATTGAAAAGATTCATGGAAAATGAAGATGAATAAATGATCTATTTGTCTCAGAATGACATCCATAATGAAAGGAGGATGAAGCTGAAGTGAGAGCTACAAACTTGTGTTAAATTAGAATGGATGTCATTCTGCGTCTTTCACACAAGTTTGCAGCTTTCACTTCCGCTTCATTCTCCTTGTATTTTTTATTCATAGCAACACAAACAATTTATGAACCACACCCATAGTATGCGCTTTCTTGAGTTAATTTGTTTTCATTCACCTTCCCTACAAGTCAAAATGTATTAGCATGACATTGTAATCCTACAAACAACATGTTAACCAGATTTAGAAACATGAACTTGACATTGTAATCCTATAAATAACATGTTAAACATAAACGAGATTCTGAAAGTTTGATTTTTTTTAAGAAGAACACAACCATACTTGGAAAAAACTAAAATCAAATTACATGTAACTAGATCAAAGTCTTTCCTCACTAGGTATGACAGATGTAAAGATAAAACATCAACCGATCTTTGATAAAACATAGTTTGATGAAACTAAATATACAAAAGTTAGTTAAGAGAGTAACATAGTGCTCCCAGACTATACCATTGTTTTCCATCTTCAAAGTATGGTTAAACTCAGGGATCCAAGAGATCAGAAGTAGCTTTAGGTCCCccaaaaaaggaaaaaaaagagTCCAAGTACAATGAACACACGATTGAAAATATCCAGTGCCCACGCTGGAAAAGTATAGTAGCACATTTAGAAAATACTATcaataaaataatataatatgAGTAAATACCTTCACATTGTAATCATTATTCAAAACTCTACAAACTTACTATCGACTCACCCAAATGGACAAAAAATGACCTAAAATTGCTCATGAGAATTTTGATACATTTGACATACAATGCATagacaaaaaaaataaaaaatcatgtGAAACTGAAGAAAAAAAATACCATGTCAAATGAGAATCCTTTGTAACATCAAATGGATGGAGTAGGTCGGGGAATGACGTACCTTGAAAGTTCTTCAAAAGTGATGAATATTAGAACCTATACAAATAAAACTGGAAGAAAGCGTATCAATAACATGATTATCTtttagaagaagaagaagaagaagaagaagaaacaatGTTTAACTTGATTACCTTTTAGTACGAAGAAGAAGAAAGACTGGTTATGTGGAAGAAGAACAGAGACGAGTTCGCTGAATTTGAAAGAGAGAGATGTTACGAGTTCTAtagaagaagaagaggagacaAGTTTGTTGGATGTAGAAGAGAGAGATGTTAAGGTTTTGTATTTTGAGAGAGATATTATTTGCTGAAACTTGATAACTTCGCTTATATATGTAAGACTTATCACCACGATTGATAACAAAAACCGTAATAAAATGTAAGTACTATTCACAATGATTTCTGGTACTAACTGTGGTGATAAATATTTTAATGTTAATAAATTTATAAGAGTATATGGACAAACCTTTTTATAAcgaaaacaaaaaaaattattgatACTTGAATTCGAAGTATGTAACATTTTATCTATCACCACAATTTTTATTATAAACTATAATAAAATATcgtttaaaaaataaaaataaatccaAACACGTTAATATGATTTTTTACTACGGATACGGATCtaataatataatattattaAAAGTCAAATTTGTAGCATTGACATCTTTCTATTTTGCTGAATATCTGCTACCTCTGTCATGCCATTGACTATTTTCTTcgttttattataattttaaaattaagTTGCACTGTGTCATTGAATGAGTACATGCCTAGCTTCATCtatacttctaatttaattaaaGTAATCGGTGCCAAACAAGAAAAAAGACTTTCATATGGCCATATGCAAACGTTTATTTAAGGTCATATTAATATGTTACACTTTTTTTAAGATCATTTAAGTACACAACCCTGGTCATTAATATGTAACGGAAAAAGAAAACTTTACTATATTAAATAAGAATTGTTACATACCATCAATTCAACTTAATGAATTTGAATATTTGACTTACGCTACAATGATATATAAAGTGGTGATACTATTGTACTAGATCACCAAGCAACTTTCTTCCATAACAAAATTGTAAAAATGATCAACATGATGTTCTTATTGATTTTGTTTTCAACGACTGTTATTAGCCATAGAGTTGATGATAGTGATATCACATTGAAAGAAGATTTTGAGTTGGAAAAACACCTAAAACTTATTAATAAACCTCCTATCAAGAGTATTCATGTAAATTATTCTCATATattaaatttttgttttttatcCTCTATATAAAATGTGATTATATATTTTCTTATGTTTGTTTCGGATGGTTTTTATAGACAGAATTTGGATATATAGTTGATTGTGTTGATATTAAAAAACAACCTGCATTTGATCATCCTTTATTAAAGAATCATAAATTACAGGTATTATATTCTTCAATTTAATTAATTTATCTTTCTTATAATGCAcattttatattttaatattgATTTATTTTATCTTTCTTTTGTTGTAGACACGACCAAGTTTTTACTCAAAAATAGAAGATAGAGGTGTGAATATTTCATCAACTAAAACAAGCTTTGAACTTAATAAAGTCAATTGTCCTAAAGGATTTGTTCCGATTCGGAGAACAACAAAAGAAGATCTCAAACGTACTAAATCTTTTTTGAATTATAATATTTTAGCTACAGCTACTACTCACGTAAGTTTTCTCTTAAACAACTAATTTAAAATATTTGATTTGTCTTAATCAATGTTATTTACTCGTTCTTGtcatatttttatattttgtcAATAATATCtttaaatttaattatttatCTTATTCATATTTTGTCGTTGACTCAGACTTTAAACTGCCTAGTTTATAGATATAAATGTCAATCCATGTTTCAGTTTTTGATTATGATTAGCTATTGATATTATAGAAAGCGGAAGTATTTCTCAAGTATATTACTGGTGATAATTATTATGGAATAATGGGGACTACTAGTGTTTATAATCCAAGGTGTAGTATTGCCCAAGCTAGCTCATCTAATATATATGTTCGAAATGGAGAAGGAGGCACTTTTAATCAAATTCTTGTTGGATGGCATGTGAGTTTAAATTTATTATAATATAATAACAATAAGTTATTTCCATTAATCAATATTATTTTTGTTATAAAGAAGACTACTAATTTCTCATACAAATTTCTGTTAAGTATTTCCCCACGTATACGGTGATGATCGGACATATGCTTTCGCAGCATGGACAGTAAGTGATGGTTTGTTTATTTTATTCTCAATATAATAATTTTACTATTTATACAGATCAAATACATTGATTATTTCGTGTTTTTTATAATCATAACAGTCAGATGGTTTTGTGAGAACGGGATGCTACAATTTACAATGTCGAGGTTTTGTTCAAATCCACAGTCAATATCACATTGGTGCAGTTGTGTCAAAAACATCTGTATATGGTGGAGATATGGTAGAGATGCCAATTAGTATTGTTCAAGATGAAAGATCTAAAAATTGGTGGATAACTATTAACGGTAAAGCAGTTGGATATTATCCACAAGCTTTGTTCAACAACTTGAAAACAGCTAATCAAGTGGGATGGGGAGGGGCTACGATTGCTGTGGGTGCTCCTAGCCCTCAAATGGGATCAGGATCCTTTCCTGACCGGAACTTTGAGCATGCatgttattttaaaaatattGGATATAAGAATGAAACTAATTCACCCTATTATGGACCTGATCAGTATGCGGCACATATTTACCATGATGCCCCTGAATGCTTTGGAGTTGACTACTATGGAAAACAAAAAAGTCCATATGGATATTCTCTTCAATTTGGAGGACCGGGTGGAAGATGTGGTGGATATTTTTAATATTCTTAAAGTTATAAATTAAAAATTCATGATACAAACATTATCAATGATAACGACTTTTTCTAATTAGTTGTTAACTTAATTTTGCATATGTTTCTTTCTTAAATGATTTTAATGTTGTTTTTAATACATATTAAAATTTAGAGTTACATACATTCAATGAAATTAAAATTAATCGATGATTTAAGAAAATGGTATAAAACAGATATCTTTGATACAATTGCATAGATTAATCACTCTAATGATAAATTTTTCTTTAATTTAAATAATACGCACAATTACAGAGTTTAATTCCTCAATTCGGGAAACATCACAATAGACAACCAAAATTTTCTTTAATTTAATTACCACTGTTTTGTGTTTATGATTGTGTTCAAACTCAAAACTTCATATTTAGTCAGGTGAACGAGATTATTGTGTCCTAGTATTCTTAAATATGAtttaaaaaaattttaaaaaattgttgaaattttaatatttataaatCAATTCACATATAAATGATCCATTAATGCTAACTTTAATAtgtgatttttttttaaacttttaattgatttttaaagGCTAGCAGAAAAGTGcggtcccgaatcgacttccgtctattctgaaccgactactagaaaaccggacatGCGATAAATCGATGGATAACAGTATGTCGATAACAAATATACACGCTTGGATAATCGTTTTAATAAAATTCACAAACAACACTATATTCCAATGAACAAAAATAACATAACACTTTTATCAAAAAATTGGTGTGTAATGTTTAATGATCCTTATTGTCAATGGAGTTGTCAAAGCAATTTTCTCAAATCAAAACACTAGAACAATTTTTCAATTATGTAGATTTTTTTTGCCAATGTAGGATCATTTAACAGAAAAAATTTACACCACAATTGAATGATAAACTTGCTGAAAAAGTAAAGAGATTAAGGATAGAAAATTATACGTAGAGAgtttggtaaggaagttccccactaTCGTCCTCacgtgtgggtacgtctccccTCAATTTCGAAATCGAAATTGAGATCTTATTTCCAATAATGTTGCAAATATTTACAAGGTTACAACACAAATACCGAACACCAATCCCACCGATTATGTTGACTTTGTCTTAACCTCGCTTGATCAGATCCGATCAAGTCTTGAACCTCAAAATCAACGATCAATCCTCCGCTCCACTAGTTGCTTGCGAAATCTCCCAGATTTCCAAACCCCTTTGCTACGGCTGAATTCGATCCACTTGACTTTGATATAAAAACCCCAAGAAACGATCCGTTCTTGATGGAAAACCTTCCGGTTTTCAGAGAAACCCCCTTTGTATCCCTTTAACTCAGCTTCGATTACAAATCCTACAGTTGAACGTTATCTCAAAGATCTTTTGATGCAATGCACAATGGTTATTACGTTTAAATGTGATTGAATGTCAAAAGTTGATTGAGAAGATGATGAAGACAAATTATCTTTCAGGTTTCTTGCTAAAAAAATGCTCTCAAaatgttttaatgtgttttcatgTGTTGTGTAAATAGAATAATGTTTTACTACTTATAACAAAGTGAAACATTACCCAATGGGTCGATACATTTGGTAAAAAAAATGTTTTCCATAATGAATATATCATGATGTATCGATACATAGGGTATGGGTTGATCCATATTGGGATAAAAATAATTTTTCACAATTTTAATACAGCATGAGTCGATACATGAGTAAATGGACCGATACATGTTTGGTAGAAAACACCAAACAAAAAGGTTGACAGACCATGTATCGATACAACCATCgatg from Lathyrus oleraceus cultivar Zhongwan6 chromosome 1, CAAS_Psat_ZW6_1.0, whole genome shotgun sequence includes:
- the LOC127115757 gene encoding uncharacterized protein LOC127115757; its protein translation is MFLLILFSTTVISHRVDDSDITLKEDFELEKHLKLINKPPIKSIHTEFGYIVDCVDIKKQPAFDHPLLKNHKLQTRPSFYSKIEDRGVNISSTKTSFELNKVNCPKGFVPIRRTTKEDLKRTKSFLNYNILATATTHKAEVFLKYITGDNYYGIMGTTSVYNPRCSIAQASSSNIYVRNGEGGTFNQILVGWHVSLNLL
- the LOC127106915 gene encoding uncharacterized protein LOC127106915; this translates as MVEMPISIVQDERSKNWWITINGKAVGYYPQALFNNLKTANQVGWGGATIAVGAPSPQMGSGSFPDRNFEHACYFKNIGYKNETNSPYYGPDQYAAHIYHDAPECFGVDYYGKQKSPYGYSLQFGGPGGRCGGYF